A single Anabas testudineus chromosome 10, fAnaTes1.2, whole genome shotgun sequence DNA region contains:
- the LOC113161038 gene encoding GTPase IMAP family member 9-like, translated as MSDGPALSDSIQDETQPQDSRPETEGETDEHLDTPETDSEEPGLRIVLVGKVGAGKSAAGNTILGRKAFESMMCTSSVTSECQKETTEFEGEIVSVVDTPGLFDTSREEEEVKTEIARSVSLCAPGPHVILVVLLPYRFTKEEQETVEIIQEMFDEAGRYMMVLFTHGDDLKEEEVCVEEIISENSDLSDFISQCHGGYHVFDNRDQDPAQVSDLLDKIHRMVQRNGGSCFTNEMFEAAERAIRDKMRHLQRENPNMEPKEVRRQAERHNVFTRKGGAGAVAKLARQIKCIIL; from the exons attcaattcaagatGAGACACAACCACAAGATTCCAGGCCAGAGACGGAGGGAGAGACTGACGAACACCTGGACACACCTGAAACAG ATTCCGAGGAACCAGGGCTCAGGATTGTCCTGGTTGGAAAGGTTGGAGCTGGGAAGAGTGCAGCAGGAAACACCATCTTAGGGAGAAAAGCTTTTGAATCTATGATGTGCACGTCATCAGTGACAAGTGAGTGTCAGAAAGAAACAACCGAGTTTGAAGGTGAAATAGTGTCTGTGGTCGATACTCCAGGTCTGTTTGACaccagcagagaagaagaagaagtaaagacGGAGATCGCTAGATCCGTCTCACTCTGTGCTCCTGGTCCTCATGTGATCCTGGTCGTTCTGCTGCCGTACAGATTCACtaaagaagaacaagaaacagTGGAAATCATCCAGGAGATGTTCGATGAGGCAGGACGCTACATGATGGTCTTGTTCACTCATGGCGACGatttaaaggaagaagaagtTTGCGTAGAAGAAATAATTAGTGAAAATTCAGATCTCAGTGACTTCATCAGTCAGTGTCATGGAGGATATCACGTCTTTGACAACAGAGACCAAGATCCAGCTCAAGTCAGCGATCTGCTGGACAAGATCCACAGAATGGTTCAGAGAAACGGAGGAAGCTGCTTCACCAATGAAATGTTTGAAGCGGCTGAAAGAGCCATAAGAGACAAGATGAGacacctgcagagagaaaatcCAAATATGGAACCTAAAGAAGTGAGGCGACAGGCGGAGAGACACAACGTGTTTACACGGAAAGGTGGAGCAGGAGCTGTAGCTAAGTTAGCCAGACAgataaaatgtattatactGTGA